One window from the genome of Gemmatimonadota bacterium encodes:
- a CDS encoding cupin domain-containing protein, whose product MAKITEFKGYTSDDLAKIPDIPKPETPPDPMIVNAQDGVPVVYPGCNGLGVRVVHPVNPNAPAENMGLVLFYVPPHVVLEPGSHPTEETYVILEGSGEMTFANYKRNVKKGDFVYLPPWCLHGIENTGTETLVVLICTSPPNP is encoded by the coding sequence ATGGCGAAGATCACTGAATTCAAAGGATACACCAGCGACGACCTGGCCAAAATCCCCGATATCCCCAAGCCTGAGACGCCGCCGGATCCCATGATCGTCAATGCCCAGGACGGCGTGCCGGTCGTCTATCCCGGTTGCAACGGCCTGGGGGTCAGGGTGGTACACCCCGTGAATCCCAACGCCCCCGCGGAGAACATGGGGCTGGTGCTGTTTTATGTGCCGCCTCATGTCGTGCTCGAACCCGGTTCCCATCCGACCGAAGAGACCTATGTCATCCTCGAGGGGTCGGGGGAAATGACGTTCGCGAATTACAAGCGCAATGTGAAAAAGGGCGATTTCGTCTATCTGCCGCCCTGGTGTCTGCATGGAATAGAAAATACAGGGACCGAAACCCTTGTCGTACTCATCTGCACCTCTCCTCCCAATCCGTGA